One genomic window of uncultured delta proteobacterium includes the following:
- a CDS encoding Pyruvate/ketoisovalerate oxidoreductase, gamma subunit: MTHSIIFSGFGGQGIMLMGQLLTQAGMQAGKKVSWIPSYGPEMRGGTAYCSVTISDEAIGSPVITEPNVVVAMNLPSVTRFAPQIVPGGTLIINSSLAPDLVARKDITQVQAPMNAIADELGNPKVLNMIGLGVLIAACQPVTREEMINGMEAMLGKKFASKPKILELNRTALQKGMDQVKK, from the coding sequence ATGACACACTCCATCATCTTCTCCGGTTTCGGCGGCCAGGGCATCATGCTCATGGGCCAGCTCCTGACCCAGGCCGGCATGCAGGCGGGCAAGAAGGTTTCCTGGATTCCCTCCTACGGCCCGGAAATGCGCGGCGGCACGGCCTATTGCAGCGTGACGATCTCCGATGAGGCCATCGGCTCCCCGGTCATCACCGAGCCCAACGTCGTGGTGGCCATGAACCTGCCCTCCGTGACGCGCTTCGCCCCGCAGATCGTGCCGGGCGGAACCCTGATAATCAACTCCTCGCTCGCCCCGGACCTGGTCGCCAGGAAGGACATCACCCAGGTGCAGGCGCCCATGAACGCCATCGCGGACGAGCTGGGCAACCCCAAAGTGCTGAACATGATCGGCCTCGGCGTGCTTATCGCCGCCTGCCAGCCCGTCACCAGGGAAGAGATGATCAACGGCATGGAAGCCATGCTCGGCAAGAAATTCGCCAGCAAGCCCAAAATCCTTGAACTCAACCGCACGGCCCTGCAAAAGGGCATGGACCAGGTGAAGAAGTAA
- a CDS encoding Glycosyl transferase, family 2, translating to MDTNVTVVITSSNRHDLLERTLDSFFTHNTYRGIRRILIWEDSYVYPEFVDRDAKYAGRGISVLHTRPRLGQLLGIDVAYKYVDTDYIFHCEDDWEFYAPGFIETSFPILESSPKMLQVHLRRPDLLFPMGELDYTVDATGKFAVINEGRTEHGVWRGFSFNPGLRRLADYKALGSYSGQLLTPRYTGQHFEAYLGTLYHELGYTTAISLFNNGRGFVRHIGEERHVHT from the coding sequence ATGGACACAAACGTCACGGTCGTCATCACCTCATCCAACAGGCACGACCTGCTCGAACGGACGCTGGACTCCTTTTTCACCCACAATACATACCGGGGCATACGGCGCATCCTGATCTGGGAAGACAGCTACGTGTACCCGGAATTCGTCGACCGCGACGCGAAATACGCGGGGCGCGGCATCTCCGTGCTCCACACCCGGCCCCGCCTGGGGCAGCTCCTGGGTATCGACGTGGCCTACAAATACGTGGATACGGACTACATATTCCACTGCGAGGACGATTGGGAGTTTTACGCGCCGGGGTTCATTGAAACGTCCTTTCCCATCCTCGAATCCTCTCCCAAAATGCTTCAGGTGCACCTGCGCCGGCCGGACCTGCTCTTCCCCATGGGGGAACTCGATTATACCGTGGACGCGACCGGCAAATTCGCCGTCATCAATGAAGGCAGAACGGAACACGGCGTCTGGCGGGGATTCTCCTTTAACCCCGGTTTGCGGCGGCTGGCGGATTACAAAGCCCTTGGGTCCTACAGCGGGCAGTTGCTGACTCCCCGGTACACGGGCCAGCATTTCGAGGCATACCTCGGCACGCTCTACCATGAGCTCGGCTATACCACGGCGATATCCCTGTTCAACAACGGCCGGGGATTCGTGCGCCATATCGGCGAAGAGCGCCACGTGCACACATGA
- the glxK gene encoding glycerate kinase II (Evidence 2a : Function of homologous gene experimentally demonstrated in an other organism; PubMedId : 20069628; Product type e : enzyme) has translation MHILIAPDSYKGSLSALDVAEAMETGAKRVFPGAAFDLVPIADGGEGTVDALVAATNGTFRETRVKGPKGDPVNAKWGLFGDGKTAVIEMASASGLPLLAPDDRDALNACTYGTGELVRAALDEGVTAIILGIGGSATNDGGTGFARALGAKFLDGSGNALPPGGAALANLASIDLSGLDPRLAKTDIRVACDVDNPLCGPRGASAVFGPQKGATPAQVKQLDAALGVFAAVAAKTTGKTQVAETAGAGAAGGLGAALLYFTGAALMPGVTLVLDAVNFDARVKKADLVFTGEGRTDFQTAYGKAPAGVAQAAKKYGIPVVCLSGGMGKGADDVLAQGIDAIFSIAPGPISLQECLENGKELLQNAAERICRLLKAGAGLKI, from the coding sequence ATGCATATTCTCATTGCGCCGGACTCTTACAAAGGCAGCCTTTCCGCCCTTGACGTCGCCGAAGCCATGGAAACCGGCGCAAAACGCGTTTTTCCCGGCGCGGCCTTCGACCTCGTGCCCATTGCCGACGGCGGCGAAGGCACGGTGGACGCGCTTGTGGCCGCGACGAACGGCACGTTCCGGGAAACGCGGGTAAAAGGCCCCAAAGGCGACCCGGTCAACGCCAAATGGGGGCTGTTCGGCGACGGGAAAACAGCGGTCATTGAAATGGCCTCGGCCTCCGGCCTGCCGCTCCTTGCCCCGGACGACCGGGACGCGCTGAACGCGTGCACTTACGGCACCGGGGAGCTGGTGCGCGCGGCCCTGGACGAAGGCGTGACGGCCATCATCCTCGGCATCGGCGGCAGCGCCACCAATGACGGCGGCACCGGCTTCGCCCGCGCTCTGGGCGCGAAATTTCTCGACGGTTCGGGGAACGCCCTGCCCCCCGGCGGCGCGGCCCTCGCCAACCTGGCCTCCATCGACCTTTCCGGCCTGGACCCCCGCCTGGCGAAGACGGACATCCGCGTCGCCTGCGATGTGGACAACCCCCTTTGCGGCCCGCGCGGCGCATCCGCCGTGTTCGGCCCCCAAAAAGGCGCTACCCCGGCCCAGGTGAAGCAGCTCGACGCCGCTCTCGGCGTTTTTGCCGCCGTCGCCGCCAAAACGACCGGTAAAACGCAGGTGGCGGAAACGGCCGGCGCGGGCGCGGCGGGCGGCCTTGGCGCGGCGCTCCTGTATTTCACCGGCGCGGCCCTCATGCCGGGCGTGACGCTGGTGCTTGACGCCGTGAACTTTGACGCGCGGGTGAAAAAAGCGGACCTCGTCTTCACCGGCGAAGGCCGGACCGATTTTCAGACAGCCTACGGCAAAGCCCCTGCCGGCGTGGCCCAGGCCGCGAAAAAATACGGCATCCCGGTCGTCTGCCTGTCCGGCGGCATGGGCAAGGGCGCCGACGACGTTCTTGCGCAGGGCATTGACGCGATCTTTTCCATTGCGCCGGGCCCCATTTCCCTCCAGGAATGCCTGGAGAACGGGAAAGAATTGCTCCAGAACGCGGCTGAACGGATCTGCCGTCTTCTGAAGGCCGGAGCCGGTTTGAAAATCTGA
- a CDS encoding exported hypothetical protein (Evidence 5 : No homology to any previously reported sequences): protein MCNRIVFAICLIVFSVLPAWAEDGLFQKPERAATVVDPWHRKLDPLWQRVLQAQTAAPGFTPGGENFGPVDRPTWKNMVAQAKQSQEQDVLRMVNGYFNQWRPQSDQNAWDSPEYWASPKEFILKRGGDCEDYAIAKYFALRFLGVPADRMRIVAVKRFDEAGTQASEMHAVLAVHTAKTWFILDNNARPKNNIFPHTQYKGRFDPVYSMNEGGAWVHGDATSSSGPAKQADAFEFPK from the coding sequence ATGTGTAACCGTATTGTATTCGCCATATGCCTGATCGTATTTTCCGTTTTGCCGGCCTGGGCCGAAGACGGCCTTTTCCAAAAGCCGGAACGGGCCGCGACCGTCGTGGACCCCTGGCACAGAAAGCTCGACCCGCTCTGGCAGCGCGTTCTGCAAGCGCAGACCGCCGCCCCCGGCTTTACTCCGGGCGGGGAAAACTTCGGGCCGGTCGACAGGCCGACCTGGAAGAACATGGTGGCCCAGGCCAAGCAGAGCCAGGAACAGGACGTTCTCCGGATGGTGAACGGGTATTTCAACCAGTGGCGGCCCCAAAGCGACCAGAACGCCTGGGACAGCCCCGAATATTGGGCGTCCCCCAAGGAGTTCATCCTGAAGAGGGGCGGCGACTGCGAGGATTACGCCATTGCCAAGTATTTCGCCCTGCGCTTTCTCGGCGTGCCCGCCGACCGCATGCGCATCGTGGCCGTGAAACGCTTTGACGAAGCCGGGACCCAGGCCTCCGAAATGCACGCCGTGCTGGCCGTGCACACGGCCAAAACCTGGTTCATCCTGGACAACAACGCCAGGCCCAAGAACAACATATTCCCGCACACCCAGTACAAGGGCCGGTTCGACCCGGTCTACTCGATGAACGAGGGCGGCGCCTGGGTGCACGGGGACGCGACCTCGTCCAGCGGCCCCGCCAAACAGGCGGATGCGTTCGAGTTCCCGAAATAA
- a CDS encoding putative CheW protein (Evidence 3 : Function proposed based on presence of conserved amino acid motif, structural feature or limited homology), which yields MSQTNILLDAGTNELEVVEFYLDEEGYRGHYGVNVAKVLEIIREQPVTAMPQMRHPAVLGAFPHRDGRVVPLVDLALYLGKKRAATQEPKIIVTEFNNIITGFLVSGVNRIHRLSWQEVEAPGSFLQNMSRNAITGVVRLEGRVVFILDMEAIVGELDPALAIRLDGALHDASGKGTIYTVLHADDSGNVRNLVKRLMEQSGRFKIIQTSNGEEAWNTLLRFRREEEQGGTPVKQRVQAVISDIEMPQMDGLTLCRKIKEDATLKYLPVALFSSLITDRLEHKGESVGADAQFAKPDLQVLSEKVLELITTGKVKSLPSDAFL from the coding sequence ATGTCACAGACGAATATTTTGCTGGATGCCGGAACCAACGAACTGGAAGTCGTTGAGTTCTACCTTGATGAAGAAGGCTATCGCGGACACTACGGTGTCAACGTGGCAAAGGTGCTGGAAATCATCAGGGAACAGCCTGTGACGGCCATGCCCCAGATGCGCCACCCGGCGGTTCTGGGCGCGTTTCCGCACCGCGACGGCCGCGTGGTTCCGCTGGTGGACCTCGCCCTGTACCTTGGGAAGAAACGCGCGGCTACCCAGGAACCGAAGATCATCGTTACGGAATTCAACAACATCATTACCGGCTTTCTCGTCTCCGGCGTGAACAGGATTCACCGCCTGAGCTGGCAGGAAGTGGAAGCGCCGGGCAGCTTTTTGCAGAACATGAGCCGCAACGCCATAACCGGCGTTGTGCGCCTTGAGGGCCGGGTGGTCTTTATCCTGGATATGGAAGCCATCGTCGGCGAGCTTGACCCGGCGCTCGCCATCCGGCTGGACGGCGCGCTCCACGACGCCTCCGGCAAGGGAACCATCTACACGGTGCTGCACGCCGACGACTCCGGCAACGTGCGCAACCTCGTCAAACGGCTGATGGAACAAAGCGGCCGGTTCAAAATCATCCAGACGTCCAACGGTGAGGAGGCCTGGAATACGCTGCTGCGATTCCGCCGCGAGGAAGAACAGGGCGGCACGCCGGTCAAGCAGCGGGTGCAGGCGGTCATTTCGGATATCGAAATGCCCCAGATGGACGGCCTGACCCTGTGCCGCAAAATAAAAGAAGACGCCACGTTGAAGTATCTGCCGGTGGCGCTCTTTTCCTCCCTTATTACGGACCGCCTGGAACACAAGGGCGAATCCGTCGGCGCGGACGCCCAGTTCGCCAAACCCGATTTGCAGGTCCTGAGCGAAAAGGTTCTGGAACTCATCACGACCGGCAAGGTAAAAAGCCTGCCCTCGGACGCGTTTCTGTAA
- the cbiKp gene encoding Sirohydrochlorin cobaltochelatase CbiKP, with protein MRVLSSIIVITALLCIPLSTQAAKHAEKKEARTAIVLASFGSTVTEAQDAEAAFVREAEKRYAPTRVVLANTARMVMAKNAANGIVIPSLFRALADLADQGYTRVAVQSLQLIPGAEYDGIAAVAKAQEGLPKGLEKIGLGAPLMASNEDCEKVAAALIGSLPKERKAGEPVVFVGHGARHGIGGMVYPALQWHMANRDAKIFISTLEGTPDRETTLKALGKPGAKKPVLWVAPLLGLAGDHAVNDLYGGGEDSWKSVLTKEGWQVKEAFTPLYGVPAIREIWFDHLDAALLALKNDALQ; from the coding sequence ATGCGCGTTCTTTCCTCCATCATCGTTATAACCGCTCTTCTTTGCATCCCGCTTTCCACCCAGGCAGCCAAGCATGCGGAAAAAAAGGAAGCCCGTACGGCCATCGTACTGGCCAGCTTCGGCAGCACGGTTACGGAAGCGCAGGACGCGGAAGCGGCCTTTGTCCGCGAAGCCGAAAAGCGTTACGCCCCCACCCGCGTGGTGCTCGCCAACACCGCCCGCATGGTCATGGCGAAAAACGCGGCAAACGGCATCGTGATCCCGTCCCTGTTCAGGGCCCTGGCCGATCTCGCTGACCAAGGCTACACCCGTGTGGCGGTGCAGAGCCTCCAGCTTATCCCCGGCGCGGAATATGACGGCATCGCCGCCGTTGCCAAGGCCCAGGAAGGGTTGCCCAAGGGGCTTGAAAAAATCGGCCTCGGCGCGCCCCTCATGGCCTCCAACGAAGACTGCGAAAAGGTCGCGGCAGCCCTGATCGGCTCCCTGCCCAAGGAACGGAAGGCCGGAGAACCGGTCGTCTTCGTCGGGCACGGCGCGCGCCACGGCATCGGCGGCATGGTCTACCCCGCCCTGCAGTGGCATATGGCGAACCGGGACGCGAAAATTTTTATCAGTACCCTTGAGGGCACGCCGGACCGTGAAACCACCCTCAAGGCCCTCGGCAAACCCGGCGCCAAAAAGCCCGTTCTCTGGGTCGCGCCGCTTTTGGGGCTCGCCGGCGACCATGCCGTCAACGACCTCTACGGCGGCGGGGAAGACTCCTGGAAAAGCGTTCTGACCAAGGAAGGCTGGCAGGTGAAGGAAGCCTTCACCCCCCTGTACGGTGTTCCGGCCATCCGGGAAATATGGTTCGATCATCTTGACGCGGCCCTTCTGGCTCTGAAAAATGACGCGTTGCAATAG
- the fecD gene encoding iron-dicitrate transporter subunit; membrane component of ABC superfamily; KpLE2 phage-like element (Evidence 2a : Function of homologous gene experimentally demonstrated in an other organism; Product type t : transporter) has product MTRCNRNTTLNTPTPYRQSPHPRWKRRRPLLLLAAAVLAVSVGGACAVGAYPVPFADVIRILFTGSSGVAGDPAVTVVLQLRLARALLALFAGAGLAVSGVVFQGILRNPLADPFTLGVSGGAAFGAALAIALGLAAPLYPLAALAGAGAALALVLLLATSRGALGRETLVLAGVVVSAFLAALIALVKALDEDSVAGIVFWIMGSFQGRGWHDMPVLLPGLVLGCIPVVLLARELDFLSLGDADARHLGVNATAARFWLLLGASAVAASCVAVSGIIGFVGLVVPHLVRLAIGARHAPLLAASAFCGGILLLWSDVVARSLLPDGVELPVGVITALLGGPFFCYLLRRAGRREGRLS; this is encoded by the coding sequence ATGACGCGTTGCAATAGGAACACGACGCTGAATACCCCCACCCCATACCGGCAATCGCCGCATCCCCGATGGAAACGGCGGCGGCCGCTCCTGCTCCTCGCGGCGGCGGTTCTTGCCGTTTCCGTCGGCGGGGCCTGCGCCGTCGGGGCGTATCCGGTGCCGTTCGCGGACGTCATCCGCATCCTGTTTACCGGCTCGTCCGGTGTTGCCGGCGACCCAGCCGTGACGGTCGTTTTGCAGTTGCGCCTCGCCCGCGCGCTGCTCGCCCTTTTCGCCGGGGCCGGGCTCGCCGTTTCCGGCGTGGTGTTCCAGGGAATATTGCGCAACCCCCTGGCCGACCCCTTCACGCTGGGCGTTTCCGGCGGGGCGGCCTTCGGGGCGGCGCTCGCCATCGCGCTCGGCCTGGCCGCGCCCCTGTACCCGCTGGCGGCTCTCGCCGGGGCGGGCGCGGCGCTCGCCCTGGTCCTGCTGCTCGCAACCAGCCGGGGCGCGCTCGGGCGCGAAACCCTCGTGCTGGCCGGGGTTGTGGTTTCCGCTTTTCTCGCGGCCCTTATCGCGCTGGTCAAGGCGCTGGACGAGGATTCCGTGGCGGGCATCGTGTTCTGGATCATGGGCAGTTTCCAGGGGCGCGGCTGGCACGACATGCCCGTTCTCCTGCCGGGGCTGGTCCTGGGCTGCATCCCGGTCGTCCTGCTGGCCCGCGAGCTGGACTTCCTTTCCCTCGGCGACGCGGACGCCCGGCACTTAGGCGTCAACGCCACCGCCGCGCGGTTCTGGCTGCTCCTCGGCGCAAGCGCCGTGGCGGCTTCCTGCGTGGCTGTTTCCGGCATTATCGGGTTCGTGGGGCTGGTGGTGCCGCATCTGGTCCGCCTCGCCATCGGCGCGCGGCACGCGCCGTTGCTCGCGGCAAGCGCTTTTTGCGGCGGCATTCTGCTGCTCTGGTCCGACGTCGTGGCCCGCTCGCTCCTGCCGGACGGGGTGGAACTGCCCGTGGGCGTCATCACGGCTCTGCTCGGCGGCCCCTTTTTCTGTTACCTGCTCCGCCGCGCGGGACGCCGGGAGGGACGGTTGTCATGA
- a CDS encoding Iron-chelate-transporting ATPase, with protein MIRLRDVTVRYGNAAPALAGVSLDIRPGEMTGLLGPNGSGKTTLLRAVAGSLAPSGGRVLIRDRAVRSLSHKERARMMAFVPQRPESVPEFTVFETVLMGRYAHHKFLEKYTEEDGAIVRRALEEAAVAHLAERPARTLSGGELQRVYAARAFAQQTGVLLLDEAATGLDPAHATALFDRIRQRNKRDGATVLMAIHDLNLAALYCDRLIFLKNGAVVADGPTRDIFTAATLERVYEAPFLVLEHPAMKLPQALALPETESARA; from the coding sequence ATGATCCGCCTCCGCGATGTGACGGTCCGTTACGGCAATGCCGCCCCGGCTTTGGCGGGCGTCTCTCTGGACATCCGGCCCGGCGAGATGACGGGCCTGCTCGGCCCCAACGGCAGCGGCAAAACCACTCTGCTGCGCGCCGTGGCCGGAAGCCTTGCGCCCTCCGGGGGGCGGGTCCTCATCCGCGATAGAGCGGTGCGGTCTTTGTCGCACAAGGAAAGGGCCAGGATGATGGCCTTCGTGCCGCAGCGCCCCGAGAGCGTCCCGGAATTCACGGTGTTCGAAACCGTGCTCATGGGCCGCTATGCCCATCACAAATTTCTGGAAAAGTACACGGAAGAAGACGGCGCCATTGTCCGGCGCGCCTTGGAGGAAGCGGCTGTCGCGCATCTGGCGGAAAGACCCGCGCGCACCCTTTCCGGCGGGGAACTGCAACGGGTTTACGCCGCGCGGGCCTTTGCCCAGCAAACGGGTGTTCTGCTCCTGGACGAAGCCGCAACCGGCCTGGACCCGGCCCACGCCACCGCCCTGTTCGACCGGATCCGGCAGCGCAACAAGCGGGACGGCGCAACGGTCCTCATGGCCATCCACGACCTCAACCTGGCGGCGTTATATTGCGACAGGCTGATTTTCCTGAAAAACGGCGCGGTCGTCGCGGACGGGCCAACCCGCGATATTTTCACCGCCGCCACCCTGGAGCGCGTGTACGAGGCGCCCTTTCTCGTGCTGGAACACCCGGCCATGAAACTGCCCCAAGCCCTGGCCCTGCCGGAAACGGAGAGCGCCCGTGCATAA
- a CDS encoding ABC-type transporter, periplasmic subunit → MHKRLFTLLLATAALATPGASPSAWAARCIIDDGGDRICLEAPARRIVPLYAAFTDILTDMHLEDRIAGRTKADDGPESATPSIGTHMRPNMELVLGLRPDLALQMGGRAEAAQSVAALRNHGVPTAFFQVRTFADLFSVIERIGTLTGAEDGAEELVRSLQRRLDALGDTLKNAPRPRPGVFFEVRYPNLLGAGPDSLVTDIIRAAGGVNVLAGEDASSGTGGAGGTGRTGRIVRLSEEELLRLNPDVYCVQTGPMNKNPAPLADRPHFAVLRAVALGRVLVVDEHVFSRPGPKAVDAAELLAAFLHPGLFPPAQEAVKP, encoded by the coding sequence GTGCATAAGCGTCTTTTCACTCTGCTCCTGGCGACCGCCGCCCTCGCAACGCCCGGCGCCAGCCCTTCCGCCTGGGCCGCGCGCTGCATCATTGACGACGGCGGGGACAGAATCTGCCTGGAGGCCCCGGCCAGGCGCATTGTGCCGCTGTACGCCGCCTTTACCGACATTTTGACGGACATGCACCTCGAGGACCGCATCGCGGGCCGGACCAAGGCCGACGACGGCCCTGAATCGGCCACCCCTTCCATCGGCACGCACATGCGGCCCAACATGGAGCTGGTGCTCGGGCTGCGGCCGGACCTGGCCCTGCAAATGGGCGGGCGGGCGGAAGCGGCCCAAAGCGTGGCGGCCCTGCGGAACCACGGCGTTCCCACGGCCTTTTTCCAGGTGCGGACCTTTGCGGATCTTTTTTCCGTCATCGAACGCATCGGCACGCTTACCGGCGCGGAAGACGGCGCGGAGGAACTCGTCCGCTCCCTGCAACGCCGCCTGGACGCTCTCGGGGATACCCTGAAAAACGCCCCTCGCCCCCGGCCCGGCGTGTTTTTTGAAGTCCGCTACCCCAACCTCCTCGGGGCCGGGCCGGATTCCCTGGTCACGGACATCATCCGCGCCGCCGGGGGCGTGAACGTGCTGGCCGGGGAAGATGCATCCTCCGGTACGGGTGGCGCGGGCGGCACAGGCCGCACGGGCCGCATCGTCCGCCTGAGCGAGGAGGAACTGCTGCGCCTGAACCCGGACGTTTACTGCGTCCAGACCGGCCCCATGAACAAAAATCCCGCCCCCCTCGCGGACAGGCCGCACTTCGCCGTATTGCGGGCGGTTGCCCTGGGGCGCGTCCTTGTCGTTGACGAGCATGTTTTTTCCCGCCCCGGCCCGAAAGCCGTGGATGCCGCCGAACTGCTCGCCGCCTTTCTCCATCCAGGCCTTTTTCCCCCAGCCCAGGAGGCTGTAAAACCATGA
- a CDS encoding Precorrin-2 C20-methyltransferase, which translates to MTTTPKPGTLYGVGVGPGAPDLLTLRAVSVLQKTHVVLAAASTKNEYSTALEIARPHLPEGARIVRLAFPMTHDEKALALAWEENARIAASCLEAGDDAVFLTLGDPLIYSTFGYLMRTVNALFPHIPVAVVPGVTSFQAAAAATRTVLCEKDENFLLLPGVMDEEALRADLRLGDNAAILKAYKTLPMIQAVLASEKDPKDALFVSRLGLDGEVIAPAEQAPASPNYLSLILATKKNRV; encoded by the coding sequence ATGACCACCACTCCCAAGCCCGGCACATTGTACGGGGTCGGCGTCGGCCCCGGCGCGCCGGACCTTTTGACCTTGCGGGCTGTTTCCGTCCTGCAAAAAACGCACGTGGTGCTGGCAGCGGCCAGCACCAAAAACGAATATTCCACGGCCCTGGAAATCGCCCGCCCCCACCTGCCGGAGGGCGCGCGGATCGTGCGGCTGGCCTTCCCCATGACCCACGACGAAAAGGCCCTGGCGCTCGCCTGGGAGGAAAACGCGCGGATCGCCGCGTCCTGTCTGGAAGCGGGCGACGACGCCGTGTTCCTGACCCTCGGCGACCCCCTGATCTACAGCACTTTCGGCTACCTCATGCGGACCGTGAACGCGCTGTTCCCGCATATTCCGGTGGCGGTCGTTCCCGGCGTCACCTCCTTCCAGGCGGCGGCCGCCGCGACCCGCACCGTGCTGTGCGAAAAGGACGAAAATTTCCTGCTCCTGCCGGGCGTCATGGACGAGGAGGCTTTGCGCGCGGACCTGCGCCTCGGCGACAACGCGGCCATCCTCAAGGCCTACAAGACCCTGCCCATGATCCAGGCCGTTCTCGCGAGCGAAAAAGATCCCAAGGACGCGCTTTTCGTCTCCCGCCTCGGCCTTGACGGGGAGGTCATCGCGCCGGCGGAACAGGCCCCGGCGTCCCCGAACTACCTCTCCCTTATCCTTGCCACGAAAAAGAACCGCGTGTAG
- the proA gene encoding Gamma-glutamyl phosphate reductase: MADSITDLVTGMGQKARAASRALLGASSAAKIAALTTLASLLEERQAAIFAVNAKDVNAAMANGLEKPKVDRLRLTPDIVAEMALACRQVAAEPDLVGAMDTQWVQPSGLLVGRMRIPLGVVAMIFESRPNVTIDSAILCIKSGNAVILRGGSEALESNIFLMGLVQEALAAAGLPRDAAQLVPIRDRETVAALCRLNEYVDVMIPRGGEGLIQTVASLATMPVLKHDKGVCHAYVDAGADLDLAVPVIVNSKAQRPSTCNALECLLIHRSHLATLVPMLVPALAAAKIEVRACAESLPLFQQAGMEASPAVADDFGMEFGDLILAVKAVGSMDEAMDHIARYGSRHTECIFSRDHARVQRFLRQVDASVVLHNASTRLNDGGQLGLGAEIGISTSKLQAYGPMGLRELTTTKFVVLGNGQLRK; encoded by the coding sequence ATGGCTGATTCCATCACCGATCTTGTCACCGGCATGGGGCAAAAGGCGCGCGCGGCCTCCCGCGCGCTGCTCGGCGCCTCTTCCGCCGCGAAAATCGCGGCCCTGACCACCCTGGCTTCCCTTCTCGAGGAACGCCAGGCCGCCATTTTCGCGGTCAACGCCAAGGACGTGAATGCCGCCATGGCGAACGGGCTGGAAAAGCCCAAAGTGGACCGGCTGCGCCTTACCCCGGATATCGTGGCGGAAATGGCCCTCGCCTGCCGCCAGGTTGCCGCCGAACCGGACCTTGTCGGCGCGATGGACACCCAATGGGTGCAGCCGAGCGGCCTGCTTGTCGGCCGCATGCGCATCCCCCTCGGCGTGGTCGCCATGATTTTCGAGTCGCGGCCCAACGTGACCATCGACTCGGCCATCCTCTGCATCAAATCCGGCAACGCGGTCATCCTGCGCGGCGGGTCCGAGGCGCTTGAATCCAACATCTTCCTCATGGGTCTGGTCCAGGAAGCCCTTGCGGCGGCCGGCCTCCCCCGCGACGCGGCCCAACTCGTGCCCATCCGTGACCGGGAAACCGTGGCCGCCCTCTGCCGTCTGAATGAGTATGTGGACGTCATGATCCCGCGCGGCGGGGAGGGGCTTATCCAAACCGTCGCCTCCCTCGCCACCATGCCGGTGCTCAAGCACGACAAGGGCGTCTGCCACGCGTACGTCGACGCCGGGGCCGATCTCGACCTCGCCGTGCCGGTCATCGTCAACAGCAAGGCCCAGCGCCCCTCCACCTGCAACGCGCTTGAGTGTCTGCTCATCCACCGGTCGCATCTGGCAACGCTCGTCCCCATGCTGGTCCCGGCCCTTGCCGCCGCGAAGATCGAGGTGCGCGCCTGCGCCGAAAGCCTGCCCCTGTTCCAGCAGGCGGGCATGGAAGCGAGCCCGGCCGTGGCGGACGATTTCGGCATGGAGTTCGGCGACCTGATCCTGGCCGTCAAGGCGGTCGGCAGCATGGACGAAGCCATGGACCATATCGCCCGGTACGGCTCCCGCCATACGGAATGCATCTTCTCCCGCGACCATGCCCGCGTGCAGCGGTTTTTGCGGCAGGTGGACGCATCCGTGGTGCTCCACAACGCCTCCACCCGCCTCAACGACGGCGGCCAACTCGGCCTGGGCGCGGAAATAGGCATCAGCACCAGCAAGCTCCAGGCTTACGGCCCCATGGGCCTCCGCGAGCTGACCACCACCAAGTTCGTGGTCCTCGGCAACGGACAGTTGCGGAAGTAG